DNA from Solanum stenotomum isolate F172 chromosome 3, ASM1918654v1, whole genome shotgun sequence:
CAATCAAGTTTTCTACTTGGCTGTGAAATGAGAGGTAGACTTGGCTCACATATTTATACAGCCAAGGGGGTATGAAAAGTAGCTAGCTAGGGTGCATGCAATTATTGAAATTAAagatcctttttctttttctttttgttgaagAGAATTACCACATTGGTGAGGGATAAGATCTTTGGAATTCTTATATGGCTCAGACAATCCTCTTCCTTTTTAAACTAAATTTTGGAATGTAAATTAGGTTCAAAACCTAATTTAATATGATGTCAGATTCAGCCAACGCGTAACTCCAAATCGATTGAGGAGGTGGAAAAACCCCCGGTCTCGGACCAATTAAGAGGGGATGGAAATACTCCTGATCCATGAATGTGCATGCTCCAATTCGAAAAAGGGTCCGAACATGGGATGAGGGTACTTTACGACGTTGAAGAGAAATACCACATCGGTGAAGGATGAAATTCCCAGACTTTTAATATGACTTGGACAATCCTTTATCGTTTGAGTTAACTTTTGTGGTGTGAATTAGACCCAATAACTAGTTTACACTTTTATTATATTTGGACAAATATTTAATCAAAGTGATGTAAAAGCACTCATTATGCTCAAAGTTTAAGGGTCCCATCCATGAGCCTCTTTTATTATGTCACCCCCCAATCCTTAGGAGCACTATTACATACAACTCGTGCTTTATTGTTTTTGAggttttaattgtttttgaggttttattctttttcaattttggtacaaaatgagccacaaataaaaaaagaagaagatcagCTTAGAAATGATATTGGGACCAAATAAAGACCGCAATTTGCATCAATAATAAAGAGGAGATCAATTTGCTGCATGGCTGATGAATGCAGGATATGCTTCGTTTTGCTTTTTACTGTAATAGGCTTATCTTGTCCCTTTGGGTCTTTTAATTcatttgtataatgtataatgtataatgtatattaatgaaatgaaaatAGTATATAGATACATTTTCTACATTTCTTAAATTTGTAAGAACTTGTGACATGTTTAATTAGTCTAATGTGTTTTTCTTGAATCAATTGGCTGAAATTGCACAAGAACTTAGCTCATATTGAAATTTGTCCATAGCTTTAGGAGTGTCGAAATTaacccataaaaatatgatattcaaCACGCCTAATTTGGACCCATCGATCTAGTAACTTGATCGGACTTCTTGACTCCTCTAATTCAGCTCATCTAAAAGTTGAATTGTTTGGCTATTTAGGTCAAATTCACCTATGAAAAACTGTGTCAAAGTTATTTGCgaataattttctttgtttgatatgttatatattgtTAAAGTAAGGAAGaagttttaatagttttattttataattaaacaatttataagaaaacaaacaaagaaatcAATACATGGTAAAAGTTGGCCGGGTAGACTATCATTCATTATTTAGCTAGTCTATCTTGACATAATGTCCCAACCTTGATTCGCTTAAGTTTATCGTGctcaaattcaattcaatatttatCGCCCATATATACGTGGATTATGCTTGTTACTATGATTGAATCAAAGATATTTCGTAGCATCttctataattaatatattgcTACATATATTTGTGGAACGTATAATAGAAAATTTTAACTGAATGAACTCATAAATAAACTTTTGATTTTACCATAAATTAAAGACTACCACCAATTTGAACGTTCTAATTATATTggtttaatatttatattacaaCATTAATACGTACATACATACCACGTATTATATACACAATTgcttgtttgattttgatttcttatGTAAAAAGTAAAGACACATTATTGTGATTAAAAAGGGTCTCAACTTTTATAAAGTAAGATTACAAATTTGAGAGATAGAGATCCCAAGATGCATTTTGATCACATCCTCCAAATTGCGTGGAGAACTCTATTTTTAATACTTCTTATTATAAGGTTGTAATTAATGAATTAATGGTCCAACCCCACCCATTCCATTATTTTCTACAGTTTAAAGCATATTTACCTTTTGAAGATAAagtttaagtcattttaaaatcGTAACGATTGGTAATTTAATATAATGTCGTATACGTATGTATATATGTCGGCATATACCTGAATAATTAATTCCATAATTAAAAAGTACACATTTTACATGCCCATGAATTTTGACTCCATCGATAATTAAGAAGATGGTTACGTATAACTAAAGTAGCGTAAATTAACATACAACAACCAAATATTATCATATGTGAaactcctcttttttttttataaatttaataatatggGTTAATTTTAACTGAATCATAAGTTAAAGCGAATTCTAGAAGAGTCTTCCCGTTATCGTCATTTCTAGTCATATAATCATATCATCTGGTTAAAATAATCCGTATCTTTACACGATTTAGAAGGTGTcccatattttttcaaaatttgcttTAACTTCCACAGTTAATTCATAGTCGTGGAGCATACACAAATTTCGAATTCTCAATTCTCTACGATGTCTAGACCATGATATATTTATTGCATTGATTCGAATTCACATTATATTGTATACACCATTCCAACTTCCAAAAGGGCAGCATGAGGGATGTCTAGTCCAATTGGAGTCTCTCTACAATTTCTatcaagaaaatcataagcCATGACAAGAAATTGCTTCAATAAATTCGATCCTTTGCGTACTTTCAAATGTGAATTCCCCAAAAAATAAGCAGTGCCACTTTCCCTTGCATCAACAAGTTCTTGTAGTTCTTTTCTTACTGATGAATTCATCTTAGGACTACTTTCAGGCAACacaaatctaattttttttctctttgtatGAGTAGGATTTTGATTTTCAATATCTGTTACTTGTTGACAACTTTCACCTCCAACAATAGGGACTAATGCATTTCCATTTGTCCCTAAAATTATCATCCTTCCCTCTTGCACGATCAACGATTCATCATGTCGTTCCTCTCTAGTGATGAACTCGCCTATAGAGCTAATAATCTGATCCTCGAAATCGTTAACATCCCTAACATGATCACGATATCCATATCGAACAATGCATCTGTATATCTTGTATTCCTTGTGACCGATCCTGCCTATAAGGTATCGTTCATTTTTGGGAATGTATGCCATGGGTAAAGACTTGAAGGAGAGTAAAATCAGCACTTGATGGAATGCAGGGAGGTTAGTGATGAAATGGGAGAAAAAAGATGGGATTCCTGTCACAATGTTAGTATGGATGAATCCAATGCCGGGGACTCTAGAAACTCCAAGTCCGGGACTTAGGTCTGTCAGCCAGTCCACAGTCACTCTGTTCTCTACATCGAATTCATACTTTTTGATAGTACCATAGTGCCAAGAGACCATAATTGTCATGAAAATCAACGAGAGAACAACGATGCACCAAGCTCCCTTGGTAAAGTTCAAGAAGCACGACAATAGGTACAATGCTTCAATTGAACCAAAGAATAACAGAAACAAAACAGAGAGAGACACACCATTCTTCTCCCATTGCAGTGCTAAAATTAGTGACATAAGACAAGTAGTCACTAGCATTCCACAAATAATAGCTAAACCTGGAGCAAAAAGCTTATGAGATGTCACTACAAAGGGCATAATTTTTTTCAGAGAGTACCAAATTTAAACATTTCTAAGTGCTAAAAAACCAAGAGAAGTGAAGTTATGAAGCAATACCTGTAGCATTTGCAATAGCTGATATGTCTCGAAAACCTATCAAGATTGACAGGCTAAGGATCATAAGCATCCAATTTGCATCAGGAACATAAACCTGTCCGCGGACTTTATCTGATGTATGGATAACTTTGACTCTCGGGAAGCAAGCAAGTGCTTGACACTGGTTTATGATGGAAAAACTTGCAGTGATCGTAGCTTGGCTACCCACGAGGGAAGCAAAAAGGGACAAAATTGTGAAAACATGCTGAAGGTGTCCTGAGCAGTTGATGACTGATGATTAGAAATTCGAAGGAACAAGCCAGTACCATGACATGTAAAAAAATCATCTATTGAACTTACTATGTGTCACAGATTCACTAAGATGAGCAACATCATCTGAAGAGCCGAGGTGTTTGGAGAAGAATGCTGCTTGGCCAGCATAACATAAGACAAGGGCTGGATATaccaaaaagataaaagtgaCCTGCAAAAAAAGCATCGTGTGAAAACTTGTAATCTCCATGTTAAATGGAACGACTTTCACAAGTACCTTAATAGATCTCTTTGAAAAATGACCTAAATCTGCAAACATTGCCTCTGAACCTGAAGAATGTTAGAGTGTTTGATGTATCAGCAAACTTTGGTATAGGAAGTGCTAGGAGATAACTGATGAATACAAGGCACTTCCACATCAAAATGGAAGTGAAATACATAAGTTCCAGTTAACACAAACTAACCTGCTATACATAAGACAATGTTGCTTAGAAGTTTCACACTTGTGATATCTATTTTCTTAATGAACCTAAACATGTATGTTGGGGATATCGCCCAGAGGATTTGAGGATGATGAATTATATTGTACAAGCCGAATCCACTAATAAATAAGAGCCACACGATAACAATTGGAGCAAAGAAGACACCGATTCTGTTGGTTCCATACCGCTGCAGCATGAAAAGGCAAACCAAGATGGCACAAGCTACTGGAACTGGTATAACTGAAAGTGTCATTTCACATAATCTAAAATATATTAGTGCTATTTCATTGTCCAAAACAGAAAGGTACAAGTTAGGAAACTTACATCTCTTTAAATACTTGTCAACAGATTGTCTTGCATTTTCTGAAGAGGTAACTGATAAAAGTTGTATAAAGAAAATCAGCTACAAAGTTGTATAAAATATCTTGCATGTTAAGTAAAAGTAGTAATACAATTCTTACATCGGGGTGCCAATTTTGACAAGGAACGTCTCAGATTTGACGTTGCTGAATAAACTGAAAcagaaaataacattcaaaaccTGATCCTAATCATGTGAAAGTAGGAGGTAGTGATCAGCAAAATGCCCAAAGTAGTGAGAAGTAAGACTAACCTGAAAGAGCAGGGGTAAAAATCCCATCACAGATTATCAAACAGGAACCAAGCAAAGCCAAAAGTAAGAGCAAGTAGTGACTGCTTTTATATCTTCCAATCGCTCTTCTTGCCCTTGATTCCACCTTCACTTTAGAAGCGGTTCCTTCCTCTTGATGCATAAACTCCGTAGCACTTGTATCACTCGGGAGCAGACCTACATTGGCACGCCTACAAAGTAGGGAATACAGAGCAAATGTACCACCTACAACAAATCACTAACTATTAATACGATTTGAACGTATTATATCAATGATAGCTAGATTTTTTCGTTATGTACCTTCTCCGTTATCATCAGCCTTGAAGACAATAAAGGCATATTTCAACAAGGGAATGATGGTTAAAGTCCAAAAAACAAAGGAGAAGAGTTCATATATCTGCTGTCCTGATTTGATATGGCAAGGATCAATCGAACCGAATGCATACAACGGAGTAGTACTTAATCGACCATATACTACTCCGAGGCTTTGAAACGATAGAACAACCGTATGTCTCCATGTTTCTTTCTACAAAATTTCACCACACACATAGGAATAAAACATGAATATTACTTATAGCATAGTGCTGAACTATGTTGCTCCACTCTCCAAAACTGATGTTGGATCCTTTAAAAATGGAGGATTGGGCATGTATCCGTCgtcatttttgaagagtccgagcgaCATTAGTGTGCTAAATCTATGTAAAGACATTTAAAATTGTCCCACCCATGGTGGATGGGGATCATGTAAGGACATTATACACAGCcaattttaacttttgaaaCTG
Protein-coding regions in this window:
- the LOC125858087 gene encoding potassium transporter 2-like, with amino-acid sequence MDPSLSPVSIHYAIKKETWRHTVVLSFQSLGVVYGRLSTTPLYAFGSIDPCHIKSGQQIYELFSFVFWTLTIIPLLKYAFIVFKADDNGEGGTFALYSLLCRRANVGLLPSDTSATEFMHQEEGTASKVKVESRARRAIGRYKSSHYLLLLLALLGSCLIICDGIFTPALSVYSATSNLRRSLSKLAPRFTSSENARQSVDKYLKRFIPVPVACAILVCLFMLQRYGTNRIGVFFAPIVIVWLLFISGFGLYNIIHHPQILWAISPTYMFRFIKKIDITSVKLLSNIVLCIAGSEAMFADLGHFSKRSIKVTFIFLVYPALVLCYAGQAAFFSKHLGSSDDVAHLSESVTHRHLQHVFTILSLFASLVGSQATITASFSIINQCQALACFPRVKVIHTSDKVRGQVYVPDANWMLMILSLSILIGFRDISAIANATGLAIICGMLVTTCLMSLILALQWEKNGVSLSVLFLLFFGSIEALYLLSCFLNFTKGAWCIVVLSLIFMTIMVSWHYGTIKKYEFDVENRVTVDWLTDLSPGLGVSRVPGIGFIHTNIVTGIPSFFSHFITNLPAFHQVLILLSFKSLPMAYIPKNERYLIGRIGHKEYKIYRCIVRYGYRDHVRDVNDFEDQIISSIGEFITREERHDESLIVQEGRMIILGTNGNALVPIVGGESCQQVTDIENQNPTHTKRKKIRFVLPESSPKMNSSVRKELQELVDARESGTAYFLGNSHLKVRKGSNLLKQFLVMAYDFLDRNCRETPIGLDIPHAALLEVGMVYTI